In a single window of the Zea mays cultivar B73 chromosome 5, Zm-B73-REFERENCE-NAM-5.0, whole genome shotgun sequence genome:
- the LOC100217072 gene encoding chaperone protein ClpB3, mitochondrial isoform X1, whose amino-acid sequence MAWEGIVGAVDAARLSKQQIVESEHLMKALLEQKDGLARRIFSKAGVDNTSVLQATDDFISRQPKVVGDTTGPIIGSSFVLILDNAKKHKKEHGDEFVSVEHILQAFTSDKRFGQQLFKDLKIVENDLKEAISAVRGSQRVTDQNPEGKYQALEKYGIDLTESARRGKLDPVIGRDDEVRRCIQILCRRTKNNPVIIGEPGVGKTAIAEGLAQRIVRGDVPEPLMNRRLISLDMGALLAGAKFRGDFEERLKAVLKEVTASNGQIILFIDEIHTVVGAGAAGGAMDAGNLLKPMLGRGELRCIGATTLDEYRKYIEKDAALERRFQQVYCGEPAVEDTISILRGLRERYELHHGVKISDGALVAAAVLSDRYITGRFLPDKAIDLVDEAAAKLKMEITSKPIELDEVDREIIRLEMEKLSLKNDTDKASKERLSKLEAELESLKQKQKSLSEHWEYEKSLMTRIRSIKEETDRVNLEIEAAEREYDLNRAAELKYGTLLSLQKQLEEAENKLVEFQQSGKSMLREEVTDVDIAEIVSKWTGIPVSNLQQSEREKLLLLEDVLHKRVIGQDIAVKSVANAIRRSRAGLSDPNRPIASFMFMGPTGVGKTELGKTLAEFLFNTENALIRIDMSEYMEKHAVSRLVGAPPGYVGYEEGGQLTESVRRRPYSVVLFDEIEKAHQEVFNILLQLLDDGRITDSQGRTVSFTNCVIIMTSNIGSPLILDTLRNTTDSKEAVYEIMKKQVIEMARQTFRPEFLNRIDEYIVFQPLDTTEINHIVEIQLNRVQNRLRQQKIHLQYTAEAVELLGSLGFDPNYGARPVKRVIQQMVENEIALGVLKGDFKEDDTVLVDVSSAAIAKGLAPQKKLVLQRVENGNDELVAND is encoded by the exons ATGGCCTGGGAGGGGATTGTTGGTGCGGTTGATGCAGCAAGATTATCAAAACAACAGATAGTAGAGTCGGAGCACTTGATGAAAGCTCTTCTGGAGCAGAAGGATGGGCTAGCACGCAGGATATTTTCAAAAGCGGGTGTAGATAACACATCAGTCCTGCAAGCTACTGACGACTTTATTTCTAGACAGCCAAAG gtTGTCGGTGATACAACTGGGCCAATTATAGGATCAAGTTTTGTGTTGATATTGGATAATGCAAAGAAGCATAAAAAAGAACATGGTGATGAATTTGTGTCAGTTGAGCACATCCTGCAAGCATTCACTTCAGATAAAAGGTTTGGACAACAGCTCTTCAAAGATCTGAAAATTGTGGAGAATGATCTTAAAGAAGCTATTTCAGCAGTACGGGGAAGCCAGCGAGTCACAGATCAGA ATCCAGAAGGAAAATACCAGGCTCTAGAGAAGTATGGTATTGACTTGACAGAATCAGCTCGACGTGGAAAACTTGATCCTGTTATAGGCCGTGATGATGAAGTGCGCAGATGCATTCAGATCCTATGTAGAAGAACTAAAAACAATCCTGTAATCATTGGCGAGCCAGGAGTTGGCAAAACTGCTATTGCTGAAGG ACTGGCTCAGCGTATTGTACGAGGAGATGTTCCTGAACCTCTAATGAATAGAAGG CTTATTTCGTTGGATATGGGAGCATTACTTGCTGGAGCTAAATTCCGTGGTGATTTTGAGGAGAGATTAAAGGCTGTTCTAAAGGAGGTCACTGCTTCTAATGGACAGATCATCTTGTTCATTGATGAGATCCATACTGTTGTTGGTGCAG GAGCTGCTGGTGGAGCGATGGATGCTGGTAACCTGTTGAAGCCAATGCTAGGCCGTGGAGAACTCCGCTGCATTGGAGCAACAACATTGGATGAGTACAGGAAGTACATTGAGAAGGATGCTGCTCTTGAGCGTAGGTTCCAGCAGGTTTATTGTGGTGAGCCAGCAGTTGAGGATACCATCTCCATATTGCGCGGTTTGCGAGAACGATATGAACTGCATCATGGTGTTAAGATATCAGATGGGGCTCTTGTTGCTGCTGCAGTTCTATCCGATCGATACATCACTGGACGTTTTTTGCCTGACAAAG CCATTGATCTAGTTGATGAAGCAGCTGCCAAGCTCAAAATGGAGATAACATCAAAGCCTATTGAATTGGATGAGGTAGACAGAGAAATCATAAGGCTTGAAATGGAAAAGCTCTCATTGAAGAATGATACAGATAAGGCCTCCAAAGAACGGCTGAGCAAGCTTGAAGCTGAACTAGAATCTCTCAAGCAGAAGCAGAAAAGTCTTTCAGAACATTGGGAATATGAGAAGTCTTTGATGACTCGTAtaagatcaattaaagaagag ACTGACAGAGTGAACCTGGAGATTGAAGCTGCTGAGAGAGAATATGATTTGAATCGTGCTGCTGAACTGAAGTATGGAACACTTTTAtcacttcagaaacagctggaagAGGCTGAGAATAAACTTGTTGAATTCCAGCAATCAGGGAAGTCAATGCTTCGAGAAGAGGTGACTGACGTGGACATTGCTGAGATTGTGAGCAAGTGGACTGGTATTCCAGTGTCGAACCTTCAACAGTCTGAAAGGGAAAAGCTGCTGCTGCTGGAAGATGTACTTCACAAGAGGGTTATTGGCCAAGACATTGCAGTTAAATCAGTGGCCAATGCCATCCGCCGTTCTAGGGCAGGCCTATCAGATCCTAACCGTCCGATAGCAAGCTTCATGTTTATGGGACCTACAGGTGTGGGAAAGACTGAGCTGGGTAAGACACTGGCTGAATTCCTTTTCAACACTGAGAATGCCCTAATACGAATTGATATGAGTGAGTACATGGAGAAGCACGCCGTCTCCCGTTTGGTTGGTGCCCCACCTGGATATGTTGGTTATGAGGAAGGGGGCCAATTGACTGAATCAGTTCGTCGGCGACCTTACTCAGTTGTTCTGTTTGATGAAATTGAGAAAGCACACCAGGAAGTCTTTAACATATTGTTGCAACTGTTGGATGATGGAAGAATCACTGATTCACAAGGCAGGACTGTCAGCTTCACTAACTGTGTCATAATCATGACATCGAACATTGGGTCACCATTGATCCTTGACACACTTAGAAACACCACAGACAGCAAGGAGGCCGTGTATGAGATAATGAAGAAGCAGGTGATTGAGATGGCCCGGCAAACATTCCGGCCAGAATTCTTGAACAGGATAGATGAGTACATTGTGTTCCAACCACTGGATACAACCGAGATCAACCATATCGTGGAGATCCAG CTGAATCGGGTTCAGAACCGGCTGAGACAACAGAAGATTCATCTCCAGTACACTGCGGAAGCCGTTGAGCTTCTGGGGTCTCTTGGCTTTGACCCTAACTATGGTGCGAGGCCTGTCAAGAGAGTGATTCAGCAGATGGTGGAGAACGAGATTGCCCTTGGTGTCCTGAAGGGCGATTTCAAAGAAGACGATACTGTCCTCGTGGATGTAAGTTCGGCGGCGATCGCAAAAGGACTCGCTCCGCAGAAGAAGCTTGTCCTTCAGAGGGTAGAAAACGGAAACGACGAGTTAGTTGCTAATGACTAG
- the LOC541638 gene encoding response regulator 9 (The RefSeq protein has 6 substitutions compared to this genomic sequence) produces MTVDELKLQARASGGHGAKDQFPVGMRVLAVDDDPTCLKILENLLLRCQYHVTTTGQAATALKLLREKKDQFDLVISDVHMPDMDGFKLLELVGLEMDLPVIMLSANGETQTVMKGITHGACDYLLKPVRIEQLRTIWQHVVRRRSCDAKNSGNDNDDSGKKLQVVSVEGDNGGVNRNKRISRKGRDDNGDDGDDSDDNSNENGDSSSQKKPRVVWSVELHRKFVAAVNQLGIDKAVPKKILDLMNVENITRENVASHLQKYRLYLKRLSADASRQANLTAAFGGRNPAYVNMGLDAFRQYNAYGRYRPVPTTNHSQPNNLLARMNSPAFGMHGLLPSQPLQIGHNQNNLNTSLGNVGGMNNGNLIRGAHMPLQDTSKCFPTGPSGNSFANISNSTQLVTTNNLPLQSLEPSNQQHLGRLHSSADPFNSFVGEPPQFADLGRCNTTWPTAVSSSNVQEIGQKDRIVNRPKLEPLSSFTEASSQIPLLGNEMQSHQVASLASNGLPMPFTQEAVPFAYGSSTNSREMLNNNLALSNSGVNSTLPNLRIDGSVVPGQTLGGSNSGGCVVPPLQDGRIDHQAVSSHLNYSNELMGTSRLQRGLSGGLDDIVVDMFRPDRADDGVPFIDGDWELV; encoded by the exons ATGACCGTCGACGAGCTGAAGCTGCAGGCGAGGGCCAGCGGCGGCCACGGCGCCAAGGACCAGTTCCCCGTCGGCATGCGCGTGCTCGCCGTCGACGACGACCCGACCTGCCTcaagatcctcgagaacctcttgCTCCGCTGCCAGTAccatg TGACAACAACGGGACAGGCAGCCACGGCCTTGAAGCTGCTGAGGGAGAAGAAGGACCAGTTTGACCTTGTGATCAGCGACGTCCACATGCCGGACATGGACGGCTTCAAGCTCCTCGAGCTTGTGGGCCTCGAGATGGACCTCCCGGTCATTA TGCTGTCTGCAAATGGGGAGACACAGACAGTCATGAAGGGGATTACCCATGGAGCATGTGACTACCTGCTGAAGCCAGTGCGTATTGAGCAGCTGAGGACTATATGGCAGCATGTGGTTAGGCGGAGGAGTTGTGACGCCAAGAACAGTGGCAATGACAACGATGATTCGGGTAAAAAGTTGCAGGTGGTGAGCGCTGAAGGTGACAATGGCGGTGTTAATCGCAACAAGAGAATTTCACGCAAGGGTAGGGATGATAATGGTGATGACGGTGATGATTCTGATGACAACAGTAATGAGAATGGAGACTCGTCGAGCCAGAAGAAGCCAAGGGTTGTGTGGTCTGTTGAATTGCACCGAAAGTTTGTGGCTGCTGTCAACCAGCTTGGCATTGACA AGGCTGTTCCAAAGAAAATATTGGATCTTATGAATGTTGAGAACATCACAAGGGAGAACGTTGCAAGTCATCTGCAG AAGTATCGGCTGTATCTGAAAAGACTCAGCGCAGATGCAAGCAGGCAGGCTAACCTAACTGCTGCATTTGGAGGAAGAAACCCTGCTTATGTGAACATGGGACTAGACGCCTTCAGGCAGTACAATGCATATGGGAGATACCGGCCAGTTCCAACCACTAACCATTCACAGCCAAACAACCTCCTTGCAAGGATGAACTCTCCTGCATTTGGTATGCATGgtctgctgccttcgcagccactTCAGATTGGACACAACCAGAACAATCTGAGCACTTCCCTAGGGAATGTCGGGGGGATGAACAACGGCAACCTGATCAGGGGTGCGCATATGCCACTGCAGGATACTAGCAAATGCTTTCCTACTGGCCCTTCTGGTAATTCGTTCGCGAACATATCAAACAGCACACAACTGGTTACGACAAACAACTTGCCATTACAGTCTCTTGAGCCAAGCAACCAACAACACCTTGGTCGGCTGCATTCCTCTGCAGACCCTTTCAACTCATTTGTTGGTGAGCCCCCCCAGTTTGCAGATCTTGGAAGGTGCAACACCACCTGGCCAACCGCGGTCTCATCATCCAATGTTCAGGAGATTGGCCAGAAGGACAGGATCGTGAATAGGCCCAAGCTTGAGCCTCTCTCAAGCTTTACAGAAGCATCCAGTCAGATCCCTTTGCTGGGAAGTGAAATGCAGAGCCACCAAGTAGCATCACTAGCCAGCAACGGTCTTCCGATGCCGTTCACTCAGGAAGCGGTGCCCTTCGCTTATGGAAGCAGCACGAACTCGAGAGAGATGCTGAATAACAACCTTGCGCTTAGTAATTCAGGCGTCAACTCTACATTGCCGAACCTTCGCATAGACGGTTCTGTTGTTCCAGGGCAGACACTGGGTGGTAGCAATTCAGGTGGTTGTGTTGTCCCCCCTCTGCAAGATGGCAGGATTGATCACCAAGCTGTCAGCAGTCATCTAAACTACAACAACGAACTCATGGGGACAGGTAGGCTGCAAAGGGGACTTAGTGGTGGTCTGGATGACATTGTCGTGGACATGTTTAGGCCG GACCGCGCAGACGATGGCGTCTCCTTCATTGATGGGGACTGGGAACTGGTCTAG
- the LOC100217072 gene encoding Chaperone protein ClpB3, mitochondrial, with the protein MARSAASRLARAARAVVVATKRRQGPGVSREVLPRSLAPLAGDASAFGATTGRPAWFAAPLGRFPVGAGGAGLQVPPRRLFHSTTPAQYSAAGTSSSSQITPGEFTEMAWEGIVGAVDAARLSKQQIVESEHLMKALLEQKDGLARRIFSKAGVDNTSVLQATDDFISRQPKVVGDTTGPIIGSSFVLILDNAKKHKKEHGDEFVSVEHILQAFTSDKRFGQQLFKDLKIVENDLKEAISAVRGSQRVTDQNPEGKYQALEKYGIDLTESARRGKLDPVIGRDDEVRRCIQILCRRTKNNPVIIGEPGVGKTAIAEGLAQRIVRGDVPEPLMNRRLISLDMGALLAGAKFRGDFEERLKAVLKEVTASNGQIILFIDEIHTVVGAGAAGGAMDAGNLLKPMLGRGELRCIGATTLDEYRKYIEKDAALERRFQQVYCGEPAVEDTISILRGLRERYELHHGVKISDGALVAAAVLSDRYITGRFLPDKAIDLVDEAAAKLKMEITSKPIELDEVDREIIRLEMEKLSLKNDTDKASKERLSKLEAELESLKQKQKSLSEHWEYEKSLMTRIRSIKEETDRVNLEIEAAEREYDLNRAAELKYGTLLSLQKQLEEAENKLVEFQQSGKSMLREEVTDVDIAEIVSKWTGIPVSNLQQSEREKLLLLEDVLHKRVIGQDIAVKSVANAIRRSRAGLSDPNRPIASFMFMGPTGVGKTELGKTLAEFLFNTENALIRIDMSEYMEKHAVSRLVGAPPGYVGYEEGGQLTESVRRRPYSVVLFDEIEKAHQEVFNILLQLLDDGRITDSQGRTVSFTNCVIIMTSNIGSPLILDTLRNTTDSKEAVYEIMKKQVIEMARQTFRPEFLNRIDEYIVFQPLDTTEINHIVEIQLNRVQNRLRQQKIHLQYTAEAVELLGSLGFDPNYGARPVKRVIQQMVENEIALGVLKGDFKEDDTVLVDVSSAAIAKGLAPQKKLVLQRVENGNDELVAND; encoded by the exons ATGGCGCGCTCCGCCGCGTCCAGGCTAGCGCGCGCAGCCCGCGCGGTTGTGGTCGCCACCAAACGCCGCCAGGGCCCCGGCGTTAGCCGCGAGGTACTCCCGCGGTCCCTCGCGCCGCTCGCGGGTGATGCCTCCGCCTTCGGCGCCACCACGGGGAGGCCGGCGTGGTTTGCCGCGCCTTTGGGGCGGTTTCCCGTCGGGGCCGGCGGAGCTGGGCTCCAGGTGCCGCCGCGCCGGCTGTTCCACTCTACTACGCCCGCTCAGTACAGCGCCGCCGGCACCTCGTCCTCGTCTCAG ATAACACCAGGAGAATTCACTGAGATGGCCTGGGAGGGGATTGTTGGTGCGGTTGATGCAGCAAGATTATCAAAACAACAGATAGTAGAGTCGGAGCACTTGATGAAAGCTCTTCTGGAGCAGAAGGATGGGCTAGCACGCAGGATATTTTCAAAAGCGGGTGTAGATAACACATCAGTCCTGCAAGCTACTGACGACTTTATTTCTAGACAGCCAAAG gtTGTCGGTGATACAACTGGGCCAATTATAGGATCAAGTTTTGTGTTGATATTGGATAATGCAAAGAAGCATAAAAAAGAACATGGTGATGAATTTGTGTCAGTTGAGCACATCCTGCAAGCATTCACTTCAGATAAAAGGTTTGGACAACAGCTCTTCAAAGATCTGAAAATTGTGGAGAATGATCTTAAAGAAGCTATTTCAGCAGTACGGGGAAGCCAGCGAGTCACAGATCAGA ATCCAGAAGGAAAATACCAGGCTCTAGAGAAGTATGGTATTGACTTGACAGAATCAGCTCGACGTGGAAAACTTGATCCTGTTATAGGCCGTGATGATGAAGTGCGCAGATGCATTCAGATCCTATGTAGAAGAACTAAAAACAATCCTGTAATCATTGGCGAGCCAGGAGTTGGCAAAACTGCTATTGCTGAAGG ACTGGCTCAGCGTATTGTACGAGGAGATGTTCCTGAACCTCTAATGAATAGAAGG CTTATTTCGTTGGATATGGGAGCATTACTTGCTGGAGCTAAATTCCGTGGTGATTTTGAGGAGAGATTAAAGGCTGTTCTAAAGGAGGTCACTGCTTCTAATGGACAGATCATCTTGTTCATTGATGAGATCCATACTGTTGTTGGTGCAG GAGCTGCTGGTGGAGCGATGGATGCTGGTAACCTGTTGAAGCCAATGCTAGGCCGTGGAGAACTCCGCTGCATTGGAGCAACAACATTGGATGAGTACAGGAAGTACATTGAGAAGGATGCTGCTCTTGAGCGTAGGTTCCAGCAGGTTTATTGTGGTGAGCCAGCAGTTGAGGATACCATCTCCATATTGCGCGGTTTGCGAGAACGATATGAACTGCATCATGGTGTTAAGATATCAGATGGGGCTCTTGTTGCTGCTGCAGTTCTATCCGATCGATACATCACTGGACGTTTTTTGCCTGACAAAG CCATTGATCTAGTTGATGAAGCAGCTGCCAAGCTCAAAATGGAGATAACATCAAAGCCTATTGAATTGGATGAGGTAGACAGAGAAATCATAAGGCTTGAAATGGAAAAGCTCTCATTGAAGAATGATACAGATAAGGCCTCCAAAGAACGGCTGAGCAAGCTTGAAGCTGAACTAGAATCTCTCAAGCAGAAGCAGAAAAGTCTTTCAGAACATTGGGAATATGAGAAGTCTTTGATGACTCGTAtaagatcaattaaagaagag ACTGACAGAGTGAACCTGGAGATTGAAGCTGCTGAGAGAGAATATGATTTGAATCGTGCTGCTGAACTGAAGTATGGAACACTTTTAtcacttcagaaacagctggaagAGGCTGAGAATAAACTTGTTGAATTCCAGCAATCAGGGAAGTCAATGCTTCGAGAAGAGGTGACTGACGTGGACATTGCTGAGATTGTGAGCAAGTGGACTGGTATTCCAGTGTCGAACCTTCAACAGTCTGAAAGGGAAAAGCTGCTGCTGCTGGAAGATGTACTTCACAAGAGGGTTATTGGCCAAGACATTGCAGTTAAATCAGTGGCCAATGCCATCCGCCGTTCTAGGGCAGGCCTATCAGATCCTAACCGTCCGATAGCAAGCTTCATGTTTATGGGACCTACAGGTGTGGGAAAGACTGAGCTGGGTAAGACACTGGCTGAATTCCTTTTCAACACTGAGAATGCCCTAATACGAATTGATATGAGTGAGTACATGGAGAAGCACGCCGTCTCCCGTTTGGTTGGTGCCCCACCTGGATATGTTGGTTATGAGGAAGGGGGCCAATTGACTGAATCAGTTCGTCGGCGACCTTACTCAGTTGTTCTGTTTGATGAAATTGAGAAAGCACACCAGGAAGTCTTTAACATATTGTTGCAACTGTTGGATGATGGAAGAATCACTGATTCACAAGGCAGGACTGTCAGCTTCACTAACTGTGTCATAATCATGACATCGAACATTGGGTCACCATTGATCCTTGACACACTTAGAAACACCACAGACAGCAAGGAGGCCGTGTATGAGATAATGAAGAAGCAGGTGATTGAGATGGCCCGGCAAACATTCCGGCCAGAATTCTTGAACAGGATAGATGAGTACATTGTGTTCCAACCACTGGATACAACCGAGATCAACCATATCGTGGAGATCCAG CTGAATCGGGTTCAGAACCGGCTGAGACAACAGAAGATTCATCTCCAGTACACTGCGGAAGCCGTTGAGCTTCTGGGGTCTCTTGGCTTTGACCCTAACTATGGTGCGAGGCCTGTCAAGAGAGTGATTCAGCAGATGGTGGAGAACGAGATTGCCCTTGGTGTCCTGAAGGGCGATTTCAAAGAAGACGATACTGTCCTCGTGGATGTAAGTTCGGCGGCGATCGCAAAAGGACTCGCTCCGCAGAAGAAGCTTGTCCTTCAGAGGGTAGAAAACGGAAACGACGAGTTAGTTGCTAATGACTAG